From a single Cupriavidus taiwanensis LMG 19424 genomic region:
- a CDS encoding tail protein X, producing MRVRTLQGDTVDAVCQRVYGRTAGVTEAVLEANPGLADLGPVLPHGTVIDLPDTSPQPAVQRVQLWD from the coding sequence ATGCGCGTGCGAACCCTCCAGGGTGACACCGTCGACGCAGTCTGCCAACGCGTCTACGGCCGCACCGCCGGCGTTACCGAGGCCGTGCTTGAGGCCAATCCCGGCCTGGCCGATCTCGGTCCGGTCCTACCCCACGGCACGGTCATCGACCTGCCCGACACCTCTCCACAGCCTGCCGTCCAACGCGTGCAGCTGTGGGACTGA
- a CDS encoding phage holin family protein → MTIHFFIQATLCALIAIRLLLFRRAGAAHRPWAARLAYVLIVLAGAVTIGVLFGRYDWAMLSQSGITAVLCLAVYAVRGNVVELFRMADADGGCSWLVRFLRRSCDDHPATR, encoded by the coding sequence GTGACCATCCATTTCTTCATCCAGGCGACGCTGTGCGCACTGATCGCCATCCGCCTCCTGCTCTTCCGGCGCGCCGGCGCCGCGCACCGGCCTTGGGCCGCGCGTCTGGCCTATGTGCTGATCGTGCTAGCGGGCGCCGTCACCATCGGCGTGCTGTTTGGTCGCTACGACTGGGCCATGCTCTCCCAGAGCGGCATCACAGCCGTGCTGTGCCTCGCCGTGTATGCCGTGCGGGGCAATGTGGTGGAGCTGTTCCGCATGGCGGATGCCGATGGCGGCTGCTCTTGGCTCGTTCGCTTCCTCCGGAGATCCTGCGATGACCATCCTGCGACTCGGTGA
- a CDS encoding phage baseplate assembly protein V: MDSTTELARLIENLIRLGTVAEVDTGTPPRVRIATGGITTDWLPWLERRAGATRTWNPPTVGEQVVMLCPSGEPRNGVILAGLPSDARDVPSHSADETVALYPDGAITRYNHASGALEVSGVKTVLLRAGQQVVVECPQTTFKGKVTVEGLFSYQGGMSGEGGSGGAGTQIRGNITHTGGSLSSNGVVLDSHDHGGVLRGGDWTEGIQ; encoded by the coding sequence ATGGACTCCACCACCGAACTCGCCCGCCTGATCGAGAATCTGATCCGCCTCGGCACTGTTGCCGAGGTTGATACCGGCACCCCGCCGCGCGTGCGCATTGCCACGGGCGGCATCACCACCGATTGGCTGCCTTGGCTCGAGCGGCGCGCTGGCGCCACCCGCACCTGGAACCCACCGACCGTAGGCGAACAGGTGGTGATGCTGTGTCCAAGCGGCGAGCCGCGCAACGGCGTCATCCTGGCGGGTCTGCCGTCCGACGCGCGAGATGTGCCCAGCCACAGCGCCGACGAAACTGTCGCCCTCTACCCGGACGGCGCCATCACGCGCTACAACCACGCCTCCGGCGCTCTGGAGGTGTCCGGTGTCAAGACCGTGCTGCTCCGGGCCGGGCAGCAGGTGGTGGTGGAGTGCCCGCAGACCACCTTCAAGGGAAAAGTCACCGTCGAAGGTCTGTTCAGCTACCAGGGCGGTATGTCTGGTGAGGGTGGCAGTGGTGGCGCCGGCACGCAAATCCGCGGCAATATCACGCACACCGGCGGCAGCCTGTCGTCCAACGGCGTGGTCCTGGACAGTCACGACCACGGCGGCGTCCTGCGGGGCGGCGACTGGACGGAGGGCATCCAGTGA
- a CDS encoding GPO family capsid scaffolding protein, which produces MAGKNPKFFRIATEGATSDGRVIDREMLVQMAASYDPDTYGARINLEHIRGIVPDGPFKAYGDVLALKTEEEGGKMRLYAQLDPTAELIAFNKARQKVFCSMEVNPDFADTGEAYLVGLAVTDNPASLGCEMLQFSAKAKTNPLAERKQDPNNLFSEAVPVELDFPSDTPATAPAAGFAASIKKLFARQDKSDAGNDARHADMQEAVQTIAKEVQSLGETFSKAINGVTERLDALQADQAKDKEAFSTLKGALEKKEDFSRRPPATGGDGSVIETDC; this is translated from the coding sequence ATGGCCGGCAAGAACCCGAAGTTTTTCCGCATTGCCACCGAAGGCGCGACAAGCGACGGCCGCGTGATCGACCGCGAGATGCTGGTGCAGATGGCGGCGAGCTATGACCCGGACACCTACGGGGCGCGCATCAACCTGGAGCACATCCGCGGCATCGTGCCCGATGGCCCGTTCAAGGCGTACGGTGACGTGCTGGCGCTCAAGACCGAGGAGGAAGGCGGCAAGATGCGCCTCTACGCGCAGCTGGACCCCACAGCCGAGCTGATCGCCTTCAACAAGGCGCGGCAGAAGGTGTTCTGCTCCATGGAAGTGAACCCGGATTTCGCGGACACCGGCGAAGCCTATCTGGTTGGCCTGGCCGTCACCGACAACCCGGCCAGCCTGGGCTGCGAAATGCTGCAGTTCAGCGCCAAGGCGAAGACCAACCCGCTGGCCGAGCGCAAGCAGGATCCGAACAATCTGTTCTCCGAGGCCGTGCCGGTCGAGCTCGACTTCCCCAGCGATACGCCCGCCACCGCGCCCGCGGCCGGCTTTGCTGCCAGCATCAAGAAGCTCTTCGCCCGCCAAGACAAGTCGGACGCCGGGAACGACGCGCGTCACGCCGACATGCAGGAAGCCGTGCAAACCATTGCCAAGGAAGTGCAGAGCCTGGGCGAAACCTTCAGCAAGGCGATCAATGGCGTCACCGAGCGCCTGGACGCCCTGCAGGCCGATCAAGCCAAGGACAAGGAAGCGTTCAGCACGCTCAAGGGCGCGCTGGAGAAGAAGGAAGACTTCAGCCGCCGCCCGCCTGCCACCGGCGGCGACGGCAGCGTCATCGAAACCGACTGCTGA
- a CDS encoding putative holin, translating to MAEPISTGTTTAIAVTGVGAITLLPGVDAATVLGAFAGAAVFALNSDDMSTAKKLAFLVLSIVAGCLAAPLAAALIAKALPTDAEVSHGVGALVASAVIVKLLLMLIRVASNGDRLVGYFRGNGQGGNK from the coding sequence ATGGCTGAACCCATTTCCACCGGCACCACCACCGCCATTGCCGTCACCGGCGTTGGGGCCATCACGCTGCTGCCCGGCGTGGACGCGGCGACGGTGCTCGGCGCCTTTGCCGGCGCCGCGGTGTTCGCGCTCAATTCCGACGACATGTCGACAGCCAAGAAGCTCGCTTTTCTGGTGCTGTCCATCGTGGCGGGCTGCCTCGCCGCACCGCTGGCCGCGGCGCTGATCGCCAAGGCGCTGCCTACCGACGCAGAGGTGAGCCACGGCGTCGGCGCGCTGGTGGCCTCAGCGGTGATCGTCAAGCTCCTGTTGATGCTGATACGCGTGGCCAGCAATGGAGACCGCCTCGTCGGCTACTTCCGCGGTAACGGACAAGGAGGCAACAAGTGA
- a CDS encoding GPW/gp25 family protein, with the protein MNAGTGRTLTDCEHIAQSVRDILTTPIGTRVMRRDYGSLLPQLVDQPLHRATLLRAMSASVMALVRWEPRLRVTRVAFDAGANGALSIDIEAERVDGPRAEATRLHIPLRGGTP; encoded by the coding sequence ATGAATGCCGGCACCGGTCGGACGCTGACCGACTGCGAGCACATCGCGCAATCGGTGCGCGACATCCTCACAACGCCGATCGGCACGCGTGTCATGCGGCGCGACTACGGCTCCCTGCTGCCGCAGTTGGTCGACCAGCCACTGCATCGCGCCACGCTTCTGCGCGCCATGTCGGCGTCGGTCATGGCTTTGGTCCGGTGGGAACCCCGACTGCGTGTCACCCGGGTGGCATTCGACGCCGGGGCGAATGGCGCCCTATCCATCGACATCGAGGCCGAGCGAGTGGACGGACCGCGCGCTGAGGCAACCCGCCTGCACATCCCCCTGCGCGGAGGCACCCCATGA
- a CDS encoding N-acetylmuramidase domain-containing protein, giving the protein MTILRLGDVGADVRELQRLLRERGAQLEMTGDFDAATLAAVRAAQARYGLVVDGIAGPKTLLALQRDTRQPAHLSAADLQRAADVLEVPLAAVRAVNEVESRGSGFLADGRPVILFERHIMFRQLKVAGRDADALARQYPNLVNAARGGYAGGAAEHMRLARAADIDEACALAAASWGLFQVMGYHWERLGYPSVQAFSACMRDSEAAQLDAFVRFILADPVLHKALKARRWPTFASLYNGPAYRENLYDVKLARAFARYDAEEKEPA; this is encoded by the coding sequence ATGACCATCCTGCGACTCGGTGACGTTGGCGCGGATGTACGCGAGTTGCAGCGCCTGCTGCGCGAGCGTGGCGCCCAGCTGGAGATGACGGGCGACTTTGACGCCGCGACACTCGCAGCCGTGCGGGCCGCGCAGGCACGATACGGTCTGGTAGTCGATGGTATCGCCGGGCCGAAAACGTTACTGGCCCTGCAGCGCGACACGCGGCAACCGGCGCATCTGAGCGCCGCCGATTTGCAGCGTGCCGCCGACGTGCTGGAGGTGCCCCTGGCGGCAGTGCGGGCGGTGAATGAGGTGGAGAGTCGCGGTTCCGGCTTCCTGGCGGATGGCCGCCCGGTGATCCTGTTCGAGCGGCACATCATGTTCCGGCAACTAAAGGTGGCTGGCCGTGACGCCGACGCGCTGGCACGCCAGTACCCGAACCTGGTCAACGCCGCACGGGGCGGCTATGCAGGCGGTGCCGCGGAACACATGCGGCTCGCCCGAGCCGCTGACATCGATGAAGCCTGCGCGCTGGCTGCGGCAAGCTGGGGACTGTTCCAGGTGATGGGCTATCACTGGGAGCGCCTGGGCTACCCCAGCGTGCAGGCGTTTTCAGCTTGCATGCGCGACAGCGAAGCCGCCCAGCTCGACGCGTTCGTCCGGTTCATCCTCGCGGATCCGGTACTGCACAAGGCGCTCAAGGCTCGCCGCTGGCCAACGTTCGCCAGCCTTTACAACGGCCCGGCATACCGCGAGAACCTCTATGACGTGAAGCTGGCACGCGCCTTCGCGCGCTATGACGCCGAAGAAAAGGAGCCGGCATGA
- a CDS encoding phage virion morphogenesis protein, translating into MSDLRTLEAWAGALLSNLEALARRALARAVATEMRRRQGARIAEQRNPDGSAYEPRKPQLRLRPGRVRRAMFARLRTTRFLKMETSPDAAVVTFVGRAQRIAAVHQFGLRDRVNRAGLEVTYPQRELLGFDDADVDRITDLVLAHLTA; encoded by the coding sequence ATGAGCGACTTGCGCACCCTGGAGGCATGGGCCGGCGCCCTGCTCTCTAACCTGGAGGCGCTAGCGCGGCGCGCGCTGGCACGGGCCGTGGCCACAGAGATGCGCCGCCGGCAGGGCGCGCGCATCGCCGAGCAGCGCAATCCCGACGGGTCGGCCTATGAGCCGCGCAAGCCGCAGCTGCGGCTAAGGCCGGGGCGCGTGCGCCGCGCGATGTTCGCGCGCCTGCGCACTACCCGCTTTCTCAAGATGGAGACGAGTCCGGACGCCGCCGTGGTGACCTTTGTCGGCCGCGCGCAGCGCATCGCCGCAGTCCACCAGTTCGGGCTGCGTGATCGGGTCAACCGGGCCGGCCTCGAGGTCACGTACCCGCAGCGCGAGCTGCTCGGCTTTGACGACGCCGACGTGGACCGCATCACCGATCTCGTGCTCGCACATCTCACCGCCTGA
- a CDS encoding terminase ATPase subunit family protein, producing MTTLPPLSIHSFDPEMEPRRIARALYWQGYRVARIAEMLRVKPVTVHSWKRRDAWDKADAVERIGTSIEARMALLVAKEKKEGKDYKEIDLLGRQIERLARVRRYEDSGNEADLNPKVANRNKGPRKKPERNAISDEEQGQLVDAFMDSMFDYQRVWYEAGLVERIRNILKSRQIGATWYFAREAFIDALTRGRNQIFLSASKAQAHVFKHYIIQFAKDAAGVELKGDPLVLPNGATLYFLGTNARTAQSYHGNLYLDEYFWIQRFQELRKVASGMAIHAKWRQTYFSTPSSLAHEAYPFWSGALFNRGRRKDQHVQVDVSHAHLQAGRRCADGQWRQVVTVEDAVRGGCNLFDLEQLRREYSDADFENLLMCGFIDDTASVFPLSMLMRCMVDSWEVWEDFRHWSPRPLGNREVWVGYDPNGGGGDSAALVVVAPPLVPGGKFRVLEKHQFRGIDYEEQAAAVLKVCERYNVTYIGIDRTGVGDAVYKVVLKTRPEAQGFTYSVDVKTGLVLKATDVISKGRLEFDAGWTDFAASFMSIRKTTTAAGGRVTYQAGRSEETSHADLAWACMHALAHEPIEGVTTTNTSILEFS from the coding sequence ATGACTACGCTTCCGCCTCTTTCCATCCATTCGTTCGATCCAGAAATGGAGCCGCGGCGCATCGCGCGCGCGCTCTACTGGCAGGGCTATCGTGTCGCGCGCATTGCGGAAATGCTTCGCGTGAAGCCGGTGACCGTACACAGCTGGAAGCGCCGCGACGCGTGGGACAAGGCGGATGCCGTGGAGCGCATCGGGACCAGCATCGAGGCGCGCATGGCGCTGCTGGTGGCCAAGGAGAAGAAGGAAGGGAAGGATTACAAAGAGATCGACCTGCTCGGGCGGCAGATCGAGCGCCTGGCTCGCGTGCGGAGGTATGAGGACAGCGGAAACGAGGCCGATCTCAACCCGAAGGTGGCCAACCGAAACAAGGGCCCGCGCAAGAAGCCGGAGCGCAATGCGATCAGCGACGAGGAGCAGGGCCAGCTGGTCGACGCCTTCATGGATTCGATGTTCGACTATCAGCGCGTCTGGTACGAGGCCGGCCTGGTCGAGCGCATCCGCAACATCCTGAAGAGCCGGCAGATCGGTGCTACGTGGTACTTCGCCCGCGAAGCCTTTATCGATGCGCTGACCAGGGGCCGCAACCAGATTTTCCTGTCGGCCAGCAAGGCGCAGGCCCACGTCTTCAAGCACTACATCATCCAGTTTGCCAAGGACGCCGCAGGCGTGGAGTTGAAGGGGGATCCGCTGGTGCTGCCCAACGGCGCGACGCTGTATTTCCTCGGCACCAACGCGCGCACGGCCCAGAGCTATCACGGCAATCTGTACCTTGACGAATACTTCTGGATCCAGCGCTTCCAGGAGCTGCGCAAGGTGGCCTCCGGCATGGCGATCCACGCGAAGTGGCGGCAGACATATTTCTCGACGCCATCGAGCCTGGCGCATGAGGCGTATCCCTTCTGGTCGGGCGCCTTGTTCAACCGCGGCCGCAGGAAAGACCAGCATGTGCAGGTGGACGTCAGCCACGCGCATCTGCAGGCAGGCCGGCGCTGCGCGGACGGGCAGTGGCGCCAGGTGGTGACCGTCGAGGATGCGGTGCGCGGCGGCTGCAACCTGTTCGACCTGGAGCAGCTGCGCCGCGAGTACAGCGACGCCGACTTCGAGAACCTGCTGATGTGCGGCTTCATTGACGACACGGCATCCGTCTTCCCATTGTCGATGCTGATGCGCTGCATGGTAGACAGCTGGGAAGTCTGGGAGGACTTCCGCCACTGGTCGCCGCGCCCGCTGGGCAACCGTGAAGTGTGGGTGGGCTACGACCCCAACGGTGGCGGCGGTGACAGCGCCGCGCTGGTGGTGGTTGCGCCGCCGCTGGTGCCGGGCGGCAAGTTCCGCGTTCTCGAGAAACACCAGTTCCGCGGCATCGACTACGAGGAGCAAGCCGCGGCCGTCCTCAAGGTGTGCGAGCGCTACAACGTGACCTACATTGGCATCGACCGCACCGGCGTCGGCGATGCCGTCTATAAGGTCGTGCTGAAGACACGCCCCGAGGCGCAGGGCTTCACTTATTCGGTCGACGTGAAGACCGGGCTGGTGCTCAAAGCTACCGACGTCATCAGCAAGGGACGCCTGGAGTTCGATGCCGGTTGGACTGACTTCGCCGCGTCGTTCATGTCGATCCGCAAGACCACCACGGCCGCCGGCGGCCGTGTCACCTACCAGGCTGGCCGCTCCGAAGAAACGAGCCACGCCGATCTGGCATGGGCGTGCATGCACGCGCTGGCCCATGAGCCGATTGAGGGCGTGACCACCACCAACACCAGCATTCTGGAGTTCTCATGA
- a CDS encoding head completion/stabilization protein translates to MSSFIATAVATPGQNLIANDGFFPAIDVDQASAAMRQDGTVTPDRLRAALIEAALSVNAELDSWKAAQQAAGHATLDAVPAARIDGKSANLHRYLRALYCQARAGLIERYRDYDATAAGNKTAEALLQAVEDLRRDARWAISDLLGITRTTVELI, encoded by the coding sequence ATGTCATCTTTCATCGCCACCGCTGTGGCAACCCCCGGCCAAAACCTGATTGCCAACGATGGCTTCTTCCCGGCCATCGACGTCGACCAGGCATCAGCCGCCATGCGTCAGGACGGCACCGTAACACCGGACCGACTGCGCGCGGCACTGATCGAGGCGGCGTTGTCGGTCAACGCGGAATTGGATAGCTGGAAGGCAGCCCAGCAGGCCGCGGGCCATGCCACGCTGGACGCCGTACCGGCAGCGCGAATCGACGGCAAGTCCGCCAATCTGCACCGCTACCTGCGCGCGCTGTATTGCCAGGCGCGCGCGGGCCTGATCGAGCGATACCGCGACTACGACGCCACGGCGGCCGGAAACAAGACCGCCGAGGCGCTGCTGCAAGCGGTGGAAGACCTGCGGCGCGACGCGCGGTGGGCCATCAGCGACCTGCTGGGCATCACGCGCACCACCGTGGAGCTGATCTGA
- a CDS encoding phage tail protein, with product MMKPNSLREALTAAVPDLARHPEKLHVFVDEGRLVATGARSLSFEYRYTLTLIVTDFAAGSDEIMVPVLAWLRVNQPELFFSPAQREDGVKFEADILNHTTVDLALKLPLTERVTVRVNGTGYQVEHHPEPVNEDDDPATWWPAAP from the coding sequence ATGATGAAGCCCAACAGCCTGCGCGAAGCGCTGACGGCGGCCGTGCCCGATCTGGCACGCCACCCGGAGAAGCTCCATGTGTTCGTGGACGAAGGCCGCCTGGTGGCTACCGGCGCAAGGTCGCTGTCCTTCGAGTACCGGTACACGCTCACGCTGATCGTGACCGACTTCGCAGCCGGTTCCGACGAGATCATGGTGCCGGTGCTGGCTTGGCTGCGCGTCAATCAGCCCGAGCTGTTCTTCAGCCCGGCACAGCGCGAGGACGGTGTGAAGTTCGAGGCCGATATCCTGAACCACACCACCGTGGATCTGGCCCTGAAGCTGCCGCTGACCGAGCGCGTCACGGTGCGTGTCAACGGGACCGGATACCAGGTAGAGCACCATCCCGAACCGGTCAACGAAGACGACGATCCGGCCACGTGGTGGCCGGCAGCGCCATGA
- a CDS encoding phage major capsid protein, P2 family: MRNDTRRKYAAYEAKIAEINGVERVDRKFSVQPSVQQKLETKVQESSEFLSKINVYGVTEQEGEKIGLGVSGPVASTTDTAAQDRQTRDIATLDDRNYRCEQTNSDTHITYRMLDAWAKFPDFQTRIRDAILRRQALDRIMIGFNGVSRAATSDRVTNPMLQDVNKGWLQHLREEAPERVMKDGKAVGKIIVGGPDTDAARDYASLDALVFDMCSHLVAPWYAEDPDLVVVCGRQLLADKYFPLLNKDRDPTQKLATDIIMSQKRIGNLPAVRVPYFPPAALLVTRLDNLSIYYQEGSRRRTIVDNAKRDRIENYESSNDAYVIEDLACAAMAENIEVAAE, from the coding sequence ATGCGCAACGACACCCGCCGCAAGTACGCGGCATACGAAGCCAAAATCGCCGAGATCAACGGCGTCGAGCGCGTGGACCGCAAGTTCAGCGTGCAGCCCAGCGTCCAGCAGAAGCTGGAAACCAAGGTGCAGGAATCCAGCGAGTTCCTGAGCAAGATCAACGTTTACGGCGTGACCGAGCAGGAAGGCGAGAAGATCGGCCTCGGCGTGTCGGGTCCGGTGGCCAGCACCACCGACACCGCGGCGCAGGACCGGCAGACCCGCGACATTGCGACGCTGGACGACCGCAACTACCGCTGCGAGCAGACCAACTCGGACACCCACATCACCTACCGCATGCTGGATGCCTGGGCCAAGTTCCCCGACTTCCAGACCCGTATCCGCGACGCCATCCTGCGTCGCCAGGCGCTGGATCGCATCATGATCGGCTTCAACGGCGTGAGCCGCGCCGCCACCTCCGACCGTGTCACCAACCCGATGCTGCAGGACGTCAACAAGGGCTGGCTGCAGCACCTGCGCGAGGAAGCACCGGAGCGCGTGATGAAGGATGGCAAGGCGGTGGGCAAGATCATCGTCGGCGGTCCCGACACCGATGCCGCGCGCGACTATGCCAGCCTCGACGCCCTGGTGTTCGACATGTGCAGTCACCTGGTGGCGCCGTGGTATGCCGAAGATCCCGATCTGGTGGTGGTGTGCGGCCGCCAGTTGCTGGCCGACAAGTATTTCCCGCTGCTGAACAAAGACCGCGACCCGACGCAGAAGCTGGCGACTGACATCATCATGAGCCAGAAGCGTATCGGCAACCTGCCGGCTGTGCGGGTGCCCTACTTCCCGCCGGCTGCCCTGCTGGTCACGCGCCTGGACAACCTGTCGATCTACTACCAGGAAGGCTCGCGCCGGCGCACGATCGTCGACAACGCCAAGCGCGACCGCATCGAGAACTACGAGTCCAGCAACGACGCGTACGTGATCGAGGATCTCGCCTGCGCCGCCATGGCCGAGAACATCGAGGTGGCCGCCGAATGA
- a CDS encoding baseplate J/gp47 family protein, with protein sequence MTTTPIDLSRLPAPNVVEVIDYESLLAERKAHFVSLHPVAERAAVEETLKLESEPIVKALQESAYREMVLRQRVNDAARAVMLAYAEDADLDHLGALFGVRRLTLTPADPENGIAAVMESNSDFRKRIQLAPQGFSVAGPAGAYRSHALGADGRVLDALATSPAPCEVVVTILSREGNGQAPQDLIDAVAGVLGADDVRPLTDLVTVRSAQIVPYQVRAKIYTFPGPDSGVVLAEANVRLAAYTAETHRIGREVTLSGLYAALHVDGVERVELLEPLANVNASQTQATYCSGTDIQHGGIYG encoded by the coding sequence ATGACCACCACGCCCATCGACCTGTCCCGCCTGCCTGCGCCGAACGTGGTCGAGGTGATCGACTACGAATCCCTGCTGGCCGAACGCAAGGCGCATTTCGTTTCGCTGCATCCCGTGGCCGAACGTGCGGCGGTCGAGGAAACGCTCAAGCTCGAATCCGAACCGATCGTCAAGGCGCTGCAGGAATCCGCCTATCGCGAGATGGTGCTGCGCCAACGCGTGAACGACGCGGCGCGCGCCGTCATGCTGGCCTACGCCGAGGACGCCGACCTGGACCACCTTGGCGCGCTGTTCGGCGTCAGGCGCTTGACCCTGACGCCTGCGGACCCCGAGAACGGCATCGCTGCGGTGATGGAGAGCAACTCGGACTTCCGCAAGCGCATCCAGCTGGCGCCGCAAGGCTTTTCGGTAGCCGGCCCGGCCGGCGCCTACCGCTCGCATGCGCTCGGCGCCGACGGCCGCGTTCTTGACGCATTGGCCACCAGCCCGGCGCCCTGCGAGGTCGTGGTGACGATCCTTTCGCGTGAAGGCAACGGCCAGGCGCCACAGGACTTGATTGACGCCGTGGCCGGCGTGCTTGGCGCGGATGATGTCAGGCCGCTCACCGATCTGGTCACAGTTCGGTCGGCTCAGATCGTGCCCTACCAGGTACGCGCGAAGATCTACACCTTCCCCGGTCCGGATTCGGGTGTAGTACTGGCCGAGGCCAATGTGCGCCTGGCAGCCTATACCGCGGAGACGCACCGCATCGGCCGAGAAGTCACGCTGTCGGGCCTGTACGCAGCCCTGCATGTGGACGGTGTCGAGCGCGTGGAGCTGCTGGAACCGCTGGCCAATGTCAACGCGTCGCAGACCCAGGCAACCTACTGCAGCGGCACCGATATCCAGCATGGTGGCATCTATGGCTAA
- a CDS encoding phage tail protein I, with translation MANLLPPNTTPLERYLAAANTRLGAVPSPLRTLMRPDEIPASVLPWLAWHMGVDAWKAYWPDQVKRARVKAAIPIARKNGTAAAVREVVAAFGANIALREWWQETPKGTPGTFALVLTISGRDGQAATAAFVADVIAEIDRTKPVRAHYTVTQGLQAQGGLAFGGGARAAIYTRLSLSDA, from the coding sequence ATGGCTAACCTGCTGCCGCCCAACACAACGCCGCTCGAGCGCTACCTGGCCGCGGCCAACACCCGGCTGGGCGCCGTCCCGTCTCCCCTGCGCACCCTGATGCGACCGGACGAAATCCCGGCATCCGTGCTGCCCTGGCTCGCCTGGCACATGGGCGTGGACGCCTGGAAAGCCTACTGGCCCGACCAAGTCAAGCGCGCCCGCGTCAAGGCCGCAATCCCGATCGCACGCAAGAACGGCACTGCCGCGGCCGTCCGGGAGGTCGTTGCTGCCTTCGGCGCCAACATCGCTCTGCGCGAGTGGTGGCAGGAGACCCCGAAAGGCACGCCCGGCACGTTCGCGCTGGTTCTGACTATCAGCGGCCGAGACGGCCAGGCCGCGACCGCGGCATTCGTCGCTGACGTGATCGCGGAAATCGACCGCACCAAGCCTGTACGCGCGCACTACACCGTCACCCAGGGCCTGCAGGCGCAGGGTGGCCTCGCATTCGGCGGTGGAGCGCGCGCCGCTATCTACACCCGCCTCTCTCTTTCGGACGCCTGA
- a CDS encoding phage terminase small subunit: MTSPARNHFLRVSAQRAAAAAEADNPLHHASGHELMLAQLAEHKRQLKQIQSIERKADAKRAMLPAYAAWVQGVLDADTGVQDEVFMHVMVWHIDVGDFAGALPLASYAIRHGLVMPDQYQRTTACLIAEEYSAMTIKAVEARQPVDVDALGEVGMLVHDQDMPDEVRAKLHKAVGYAHAALVDTTPAERQQERREFALRNLRRALELHDKVGVKKDIERLEREIKNAAAAGAKEGDGRS, encoded by the coding sequence ATGACGAGCCCCGCCCGCAATCATTTCCTGCGCGTGAGCGCGCAGCGGGCGGCAGCCGCCGCCGAGGCCGACAACCCGCTGCACCATGCCTCGGGCCATGAGCTGATGCTGGCGCAGTTGGCGGAGCACAAGCGCCAGCTCAAGCAGATCCAGTCGATCGAGCGCAAGGCCGATGCCAAGCGCGCCATGCTGCCCGCCTATGCGGCCTGGGTGCAGGGTGTGCTGGACGCCGACACCGGCGTGCAGGACGAGGTCTTCATGCACGTGATGGTCTGGCACATCGACGTGGGCGACTTCGCCGGCGCCCTGCCGCTGGCCAGCTACGCCATCCGCCACGGCCTGGTGATGCCTGACCAGTACCAGCGCACCACGGCGTGTCTGATCGCCGAGGAGTATTCGGCCATGACGATCAAGGCCGTGGAAGCCAGACAGCCGGTCGACGTCGACGCCCTAGGCGAGGTCGGCATGCTGGTCCACGACCAGGACATGCCCGACGAAGTGCGCGCCAAGCTGCACAAGGCGGTCGGCTACGCCCATGCCGCACTGGTCGACACCACGCCGGCCGAGCGCCAGCAGGAGCGCCGCGAGTTCGCGCTGCGCAACCTGCGCCGTGCACTGGAGCTGCACGACAAGGTCGGCGTCAAGAAGGATATCGAGCGCCTCGAGCGCGAGATCAAGAACGCAGCAGCAGCCGGCGCCAAGGAGGGCGACGGCCGCAGCTGA